From Streptomyces chrestomyceticus JCM 4735, one genomic window encodes:
- a CDS encoding elongation factor G-like protein EF-G2 encodes MGEKTRTHPGAAGRATSAGRPTSLRNVVLVGHSGAGKTTLVEALALATGAVNRAGRVEDGSCLSDYDEIEHRQQRSVQLSLVPVDYGGIKINVLDTPGYADFVGELRAGLRAADAALFVVSAADGVDGATRMVWDECAAVGMPRALVITHLEAARADFDQMTRLCGATLGGDDPDAVLPLYLPLYGTAGADGHAPVHGLIGLLTQRVFDYSSGERVERAPEADELPLIEEARNRLIEGIIAESEDESLMDRYLAGEDIDVKTLIGDLETAVARGTFHPVLAAAPAPEGARQGLGTIELLDLIARGFPTPAEREAPAVTTPDGKPRPALTCDPAGPLVAEVVKTSSDPYVGRLSLVRVFSGTLRPDETVHVSGHGLEDRGHEDHDVDERIGALSAPFGKAQRPLSEAIAGDLACVAKLTRAETGDTLSDKDAPLLMEPWSMPDPLLPVAIQAHSKADEDKLSQGLSRLVAEDPTMRLEHNQGTHQVVLWCLGEAHVDVALERLRSRYGVQVDTVPYKVSLRETFGGKAAGRGRHVKQSGGHGQYAICEIEVEPLPGGSGIEFVDKVVGGAVPRQFIPSVEKGVRAQAARGVAAGYPLVDVRVTLLDGKAHSVDSSDAAFQTAGSLALREAAADARIHLLEPVAEVTVLVPDDFVGAVMSDLSGRRGRVVGTDQAGHGRTLVRAEVPEIEISRYAVDLRSLSHGTGRFHRSYTRHEPMPPQLAAKLREQEENGS; translated from the coding sequence ATGGGCGAGAAGACGAGGACACATCCAGGAGCCGCCGGCAGGGCGACATCGGCCGGCCGGCCCACGTCCCTGAGGAATGTGGTGCTGGTCGGCCACAGTGGTGCGGGGAAGACGACGCTGGTGGAGGCGCTGGCCCTGGCGACCGGGGCGGTCAACCGGGCGGGCCGGGTCGAGGACGGCAGTTGCCTGTCGGACTACGACGAGATCGAGCACCGGCAGCAGCGGTCGGTGCAGCTCTCCCTGGTGCCCGTGGACTACGGCGGAATCAAGATCAACGTATTGGACACACCCGGGTACGCCGACTTCGTCGGGGAGCTGAGGGCCGGTCTGCGGGCAGCGGACGCGGCCCTCTTCGTCGTTTCGGCGGCGGACGGCGTGGACGGCGCGACGCGCATGGTCTGGGACGAGTGCGCGGCGGTAGGGATGCCGCGCGCGCTGGTCATCACGCACCTGGAGGCCGCGCGCGCCGACTTCGACCAGATGACCCGGCTGTGCGGCGCCACGCTGGGCGGCGACGACCCGGACGCCGTCCTCCCCCTGTACCTGCCGCTGTACGGCACGGCGGGCGCCGACGGCCACGCGCCGGTGCACGGTCTGATCGGCCTGCTCACCCAGCGGGTCTTCGACTACTCCTCCGGCGAACGCGTCGAGCGCGCACCGGAGGCCGACGAGCTGCCGCTGATCGAGGAGGCCCGCAACCGGCTCATCGAGGGCATCATCGCCGAGAGCGAGGACGAGTCCCTCATGGACCGCTACCTCGCGGGCGAGGACATCGACGTGAAGACGCTCATCGGTGACCTGGAGACGGCGGTGGCCCGCGGCACCTTCCACCCCGTGCTGGCCGCCGCTCCGGCCCCGGAGGGTGCCCGGCAGGGTCTCGGCACCATCGAGCTGCTCGACCTGATCGCCCGTGGCTTCCCCACCCCGGCCGAACGCGAGGCCCCCGCCGTCACCACTCCCGACGGCAAGCCCCGCCCGGCGCTGACCTGCGACCCGGCGGGCCCGCTGGTGGCCGAGGTGGTCAAGACCTCCTCCGACCCGTACGTGGGCCGGCTCTCGCTGGTCCGGGTCTTCTCCGGCACCCTGCGCCCGGACGAGACGGTGCACGTGTCCGGGCACGGTCTGGAGGACCGCGGCCACGAGGACCACGACGTGGACGAGCGGATCGGCGCCCTGTCCGCCCCGTTCGGCAAGGCCCAGCGCCCCCTGTCGGAGGCGATCGCCGGGGATCTGGCCTGTGTGGCGAAACTGACCCGCGCCGAGACCGGTGACACGCTCTCCGACAAGGACGCGCCGCTCCTGATGGAGCCGTGGTCGATGCCGGACCCGCTGCTGCCGGTCGCCATCCAGGCGCACAGCAAGGCGGACGAGGACAAGCTCTCCCAGGGTCTGTCCCGGCTCGTCGCCGAGGACCCGACGATGCGTCTGGAGCACAACCAGGGCACCCACCAGGTGGTGCTGTGGTGCCTGGGCGAGGCGCATGTCGACGTGGCCCTGGAGCGGCTGCGGTCCCGGTACGGCGTGCAGGTCGACACCGTGCCGTACAAGGTCTCGCTGCGGGAGACCTTCGGCGGCAAGGCGGCGGGCCGCGGGCGGCATGTGAAGCAGTCCGGCGGGCACGGCCAGTACGCGATCTGCGAGATCGAGGTGGAGCCGCTGCCGGGCGGCAGCGGTATCGAGTTCGTGGACAAGGTCGTGGGCGGCGCGGTGCCCCGGCAGTTCATCCCGTCCGTGGAGAAGGGCGTACGGGCGCAGGCGGCACGCGGTGTCGCGGCCGGGTATCCGCTGGTCGACGTCCGGGTCACGCTGCTGGACGGCAAGGCGCACTCGGTCGACTCCTCCGACGCCGCGTTCCAGACGGCGGGTTCGCTGGCGCTGCGCGAGGCCGCCGCCGACGCCCGTATCCATCTGCTGGAGCCGGTGGCCGAGGTGACCGTACTGGTTCCGGACGATTTCGTCGGGGCGGTGATGAGCGATCTGTCCGGGCGGCGCGGCCGGGTGGTGGGGACCGATCAGGCCGGGCACGGGCGCACGCTCGTACGGGCCGAGGTGCCGGAGATCGAGATCAGCCGGTACGCCGTGGACCTGCGCTCCCTCTCGCACGGCACCGGCCGCTTCCACCGGTCCTACACGCGGCACGAGCCGATGCCGCCGCAGCTCGCCGCGAAGCTCCGCGAACAGGAGGAGAACGGCTCGTGA
- a CDS encoding phosphatidylinositol mannoside acyltransferase: protein MKRPTIDREKLTDGAYALGWSAVKKLPEPVAKALGRRIADMVWRRRGKGILRLEANLARVVPDATPQRLAQLSRAGMRSYLRYWMESFRLPAWSKDRIRGGFAPADVHHLVDGLKSGRGVILALPHMGNYDLAGAWVTTKLGVPFTTVAERLKPETLYDRFVAYREGLGMEVLPHTGGAAFGILARRLRAGGLVCLVADRDLSASGIEVKFFGEAAKMPAGPAMLAVQTGAMLLPVTLWYDGSPVMRGRVHPEIEVPQTGTRAEKAATMTQEMADAFASGIADHPEDWHMLQRLWLGDLEPRDPAGRAEAVGGDGAGTDARRTERS from the coding sequence GTGAAGCGCCCGACCATCGACCGCGAGAAGCTCACCGACGGGGCGTACGCCCTGGGCTGGAGCGCGGTCAAGAAACTGCCCGAACCGGTCGCGAAGGCGCTCGGGCGCCGGATCGCCGACATGGTCTGGAGACGGCGCGGCAAGGGCATCCTGCGCCTGGAGGCCAACCTCGCGCGCGTCGTCCCGGACGCCACGCCGCAGCGCCTCGCCCAGTTGTCCCGGGCCGGGATGCGCTCCTATCTGCGCTACTGGATGGAATCCTTCCGGCTGCCCGCCTGGAGCAAGGACCGGATACGGGGTGGTTTCGCGCCGGCCGACGTGCACCACCTGGTGGACGGTCTGAAGAGCGGCCGCGGCGTGATCCTCGCCCTGCCGCACATGGGCAACTACGACCTCGCGGGCGCCTGGGTCACCACCAAACTGGGCGTGCCCTTCACCACCGTCGCCGAACGCCTCAAGCCCGAGACGCTCTACGACCGGTTCGTCGCCTACCGCGAGGGCCTGGGTATGGAGGTGCTGCCGCACACCGGCGGCGCCGCGTTCGGCATCCTCGCCCGGCGGCTGCGGGCCGGCGGGCTGGTCTGCCTCGTCGCCGACCGGGACCTGTCCGCCTCCGGCATCGAGGTGAAATTCTTCGGCGAGGCGGCCAAGATGCCGGCCGGGCCCGCGATGCTCGCGGTGCAGACCGGGGCGATGCTCCTGCCGGTCACCCTGTGGTACGACGGGAGCCCCGTCATGCGCGGACGGGTGCACCCGGAGATCGAGGTGCCGCAGACCGGCACCCGCGCCGAGAAGGCCGCCACGATGACGCAGGAGATGGCCGACGCCTTCGCCTCCGGCATCGCCGACCACCCGGAGGACTGGCACATGCTGCAACGTCTGTGGCTCGGTGACCTGGAACCGCGGGACCCCGCGGGGCGCGCGGAGGCGGTGGGTGGCGACGGGGCGGGTACCGACGCCCGGCGGACGGAGCGGTCTTGA
- the pgsA gene encoding phosphatidylinositol phosphate synthase, whose product MGQPVAPLTARPVSTSGKAMLNTYARAFFTRVLTPFAALLIRLGVSPDAVTLVGTGGVVAGALVFFPLGEFFWGTIVITLFVFSDLVDGNMARQLGRSSRWGAFLDSTLDRVADSAIFGGLALWYAGAGDSLWLCAVAIFCLASGQVVSYTKARGESIGLPVNVNGLVERAERLVITLVAAGLAGLHAFGVPGVQYLLPVALWVVAVGSAVTLAQRVVTVRRESAEADAVAQGGNSA is encoded by the coding sequence ATGGGCCAGCCGGTGGCCCCATTGACCGCGCGGCCCGTATCGACCTCCGGGAAGGCCATGCTGAACACGTACGCGCGTGCTTTCTTCACGCGTGTCCTCACGCCATTCGCCGCCCTGCTCATCCGTCTCGGGGTCAGCCCGGACGCGGTCACCCTCGTCGGCACGGGGGGTGTGGTGGCGGGTGCCCTGGTCTTCTTCCCGCTCGGCGAGTTCTTCTGGGGCACGATCGTCATCACGCTGTTCGTGTTCTCGGACCTGGTGGACGGCAACATGGCCCGGCAACTGGGCCGCTCCAGCCGCTGGGGAGCCTTCCTCGACTCCACGCTCGACCGGGTCGCCGACTCGGCGATCTTCGGCGGGCTGGCGCTCTGGTACGCCGGGGCCGGTGACAGCCTCTGGCTCTGCGCGGTGGCGATCTTCTGCCTGGCCAGCGGCCAGGTCGTCTCGTACACCAAGGCCAGGGGCGAGAGCATCGGGCTGCCGGTGAACGTCAACGGACTGGTGGAACGAGCCGAGCGGCTCGTCATCACACTCGTCGCCGCCGGCCTCGCCGGACTGCACGCCTTCGGCGTCCCCGGCGTCCAGTACCTGCTGCCGGTCGCCCTGTGGGTGGTCGCCGTCGGCAGCGCGGTCACCCTCGCCCAGCGCGTGGTGACCGTACGCAGGGAGTCCGCCGAGGCCGACGCCGTCGCACAAGGGGGGAACAGCGCGTGA
- a CDS encoding glycosyltransferase family 4 protein — protein sequence MRIGIVCPYSWDVPGGVQFHIRDLAEHLIRLGHEVSVLAPADDDTPLPAYVVSAGRAVPVPYNGSVARLNFGFLSAARVRRWLHDGAFDVIHIHEPGTPSVGLLACWAAQGPIVATFHTSNPRSRVMIAAYPILQPALEKISARIAVSEYARRTLVEHLGGDAVVIPNGVDVDFFADAAPKEEWQGRTIGFIGRIDEPRKGLPVLMRALPQILAAVPDARLLVAGRGDEEEAVAELPADLRSQVEFLGMVSDEDKARLLRSVDLYVAPNTGGESFGIILVEAMSAGAPVLASDLDAFAQVLDQGEAGELFANEDAEALAAAAVRLLGDPDRLAELRERGSRHVRRFDWSTVGADILAVYETVTAGAAMVATDERTGLRARWGLARD from the coding sequence TTGAGGATCGGGATCGTCTGCCCGTATTCGTGGGACGTCCCGGGCGGCGTCCAGTTCCACATCCGTGACCTCGCCGAGCACCTGATCCGGCTGGGCCACGAGGTGTCCGTACTCGCTCCGGCGGACGACGATACCCCCCTGCCGGCGTACGTCGTCTCCGCCGGACGTGCCGTCCCCGTGCCGTACAACGGTTCGGTTGCCCGGCTCAACTTCGGCTTCCTGTCGGCGGCCCGCGTCCGCCGCTGGCTGCACGACGGTGCCTTCGACGTCATCCACATCCACGAACCCGGCACCCCGTCCGTGGGCCTGCTCGCCTGCTGGGCGGCGCAGGGCCCCATCGTGGCCACCTTCCACACCTCCAACCCGCGCTCCCGCGTCATGATCGCGGCGTACCCGATCCTGCAGCCCGCGCTGGAGAAGATCAGCGCCCGCATCGCGGTCAGCGAATACGCCCGGCGCACCCTGGTCGAACACCTCGGCGGCGACGCGGTCGTCATCCCCAACGGCGTCGACGTCGACTTCTTCGCCGACGCCGCGCCGAAGGAGGAGTGGCAGGGCCGCACCATCGGCTTCATCGGCCGCATCGACGAACCCCGCAAGGGCCTGCCCGTCCTCATGCGGGCCCTGCCGCAGATCCTCGCCGCCGTACCCGACGCCCGGCTCCTGGTCGCGGGCCGCGGCGACGAGGAGGAAGCCGTCGCGGAACTCCCCGCCGACCTGCGCTCCCAGGTGGAGTTCCTCGGCATGGTCAGCGACGAGGACAAGGCGCGGCTGCTGCGCAGCGTGGACCTGTACGTCGCGCCCAACACCGGCGGCGAGTCGTTCGGCATCATCCTCGTCGAGGCGATGTCGGCGGGGGCGCCGGTGCTGGCCAGCGACCTGGACGCGTTCGCCCAGGTGCTGGACCAGGGGGAGGCCGGCGAACTCTTCGCCAACGAGGACGCGGAGGCGCTCGCCGCTGCGGCAGTACGGCTCCTGGGTGACCCCGATCGGCTCGCGGAGCTGCGGGAGCGGGGGAGTCGGCATGTGCGGCGCTTCGACTGGTCGACCGTCGGGGCCGACATCCTCGCCGTGTACGAGACGGTTACCGCGGGGGCGGCGATGGTGGCTACGGATGAGCGGACGGGGTTGCGGGCGCGGTGGGGGTTGGCGCGGGACTGA